TGCTTAAAATTTGCACTAAAATCGATATAAGATACTACTCGCTAAAATGAATGGAGCTGTTTCGACACTACGTGATACCGATAACTGAAAAGTCCCTACGAGAAATGACAGTACAAAGGTATTGCTTTGAAAGTTATCTACAGTTACGAGTCAGAAGCATTTAgcagttgtaaaaaaaatagcgcACATGATGttttgagcaatttatcaTGATGACACCACGATAGGCCGCCAGGTTTCATATAAAGTGTGTtgaaaattgcaaataaatcGTAATTGTACGTTGGAACGCTGGCAACaacgttgttttgtttcgcccaaaataaaacattgaagatCACTATGAAAGGTGAGTTTAACTATTAGGATTGCACACACAGaggaagaaaattataaagtTCACACGATGTTTACAGAATATTTGCTCCTCGTAATATTTCTCACCGTGGCCAATATTGTAGCATGTGCTGTAGTTCAGCAAAGAAACGAACCACTTTGCATGCCAGAAGACGATTACTTTGCTGCCGGCCCAGAATGCTATAACTTTTATTCCTGTCGCAATGGTGTACTAGACCTCATCGAGTGTCCCGCTGGATTGCTGTGGAATGATGACATTTCACGATGTGACGAGGCAGAGAATGTACAATGTCAGGTAAATCTCCAAAACCACTCGGCACAAATTTTATCTGCTAGTTTTCATGCTACTTAAATGTATTGAACATTTACAGGATGAAGGGACAACAGTCGCTACATTACCACCGTCTACGGAAGCTCCAACACTACCGCCAACGACATCAGCTCCGTCCAATACCTTCATGCCAGAAGTGGAAGGAGCATTGCCAATACTTTTTCCCGGATCAGAATGTCCACCGAATATACGGGCATTCCTGCTACATGCTAGCGATTGTCGGCGATTTTTTTACTGCTTGTACGGTATCCAATATCCACAAACTTGTCCATTTTTGGAAACTTTCAACTTTGTCGTTGGTCATTGCGTACCCCGGGagcaaacgttttgttttcctggtAGCGTTTAGTGGGTAAGATATCTAGCTGCAtagatttaaatataatcGAAATGTTTCAggtttagaaaataaaaacaatgttaTAGTTCTACATACTACTGGCCGTATGTTAGCATTTAATGCtgcagcagttttttttattaatagaaTAAAATACGGATTTTGTTATATGATGCTTATATGTACATTCAATGGTGTATCTAACGGCAGGTGGAATAGGTGGTCGCCTATGGTCCCGTTGGACAAAGGGTCCCCGAAAACGAAAGTGTTTGACAATGTTGGTATCAGAAGAAAGGTTGGCTCACTCGTTAATACGTTGTTGTGGCACCTGGAAACAAACAATGCAACCTCCCTCCCGAATTCCTTTGCACTCCCAAGCCAACGTCTGCGGGGTTTTTAGGCCCCAAGGTTCAGTTAGGATCCATAAAAATGAGGTAGGGGTTTGTCAATGAGGGCCTAACTGTCATCCGGCTTGGGGCCTCCAAGAAGCTTGATCCGGCCCAGTATGCATTTAGTATGAATGGGCTACTAAATTGGTGTACTTAATTATGGACGAGCAACTAACTGCACAAAAACCACTCCATTGTGTTAGTGTAGATCACATTGTCGCTCATAAACAGGACTGAAAATAACACAGGATAATCTGGCACTAAGCAAAGAACTACGGTCACGATGGATGACGACTTTAAAGTCAAGTATAActaattgttattattattaaaaattgttattattttttattacgacGGTCAGTATTCTTCTGGTATAAATTCCATTATTTAGATCAATAAAATCGTTAATCGTCGAGGTTCGTCCTCTGGCAAACGAGTGTTTTTGGATACGAGTTCCCGACCGAGCATTGAGATGCGAGAAAAATTTGGGATAAAAGGAATCTAAAGGCACATTGCTACATACGACTCATGTTAGGTGGTGTTTGTAATGTGTTAGGTAGTATAGTGTGCTGCGCGTAACATTAcattatcaattatttttattgactTGTTCAAGTTTCGCAAGAactctttctttatttatgaggagataatttatgattaaacattgtaatttaattttgatattaTACTTCATCGAATATGGTTAGTTTTTAAACGTGAAAAAATGGTAACAATTGaaaaaactattatttttGCACAATCATATCACAAGAAGGTGAATTAATATCAAGCAAGGTCAATGAATATGAGCGACATGAAGAGTTGGacattcaaaatcaattttattttgtatcagCATTTACCGAGTACACATTCCCCATCGATGGGATCAAAATGTTTGAACATTTGACACACTTGTACCCTAGAAATGCCGTTCAAGCAGTAGATAAATTTTTCACAATTGGTAGGATGAGCTAAAAATAGCGTCCCTGTTTCTGGACAACCATAGGGATCTTGGAAAATAGcctgaaatataaaaaaactttattacTAGTTTGTATTTGAGCACACCCTTGCTACCAAAGTTTGAACGTATGACATACCTGACATTTAGCGATCTCTGGTAAGTCACAAATTGAACGAATTctgttccattccattccatttggaCAGTGCATGATGAGAGGATTACCGTGATAGCACATAATATAAGAAGAACAGTCGTCCACTATAGGTAGATACAAGGGTAGAA
The DNA window shown above is from Anopheles funestus chromosome 3RL, idAnoFuneDA-416_04, whole genome shotgun sequence and carries:
- the LOC125771756 gene encoding peritrophin-1-like; this translates as MKEYLLLVIFLTVANIVACAVVQQRNEPLCMPEDDYFAAGPECYNFYSCRNGVLDLIECPAGLLWNDDISRCDEAENVQCQDEGTTVATLPPSTEAPTLPPTTSAPSNTFMPEVEGALPILFPGSECPPNIRAFLLHASDCRRFFYCLYGIQYPQTCPFLETFNFVVGHCVPREQTFCFPGSV